A single genomic interval of Pseudochaenichthys georgianus chromosome 3, fPseGeo1.2, whole genome shotgun sequence harbors:
- the lgr4 gene encoding leucine-rich repeat-containing G-protein coupled receptor 4 has translation MRVDLFWICLWCFLRPGATGQGQSTAVCSPSCSCDEDGGADCSGRGLTTVPTGLSTFTYYLDLSMNNITELPAFVFKNLPYLEELRLAGNDLSFIHPDALSGLHQLKVLMLQNNQLKTVPSAALKNLQSLQSLRLDANHILTVPEDSFEGLQQLRHLWLDDNNLTEVPVVSLRHQENLQALTLALNRIAYIPDNAFANLTSLVVLHLHNNRIKQIGDNCFAGLVNLETLDLNFNNLMVFPKAIEALPKLKELGFHSNDIAVIPEGAFHNNPLLRTIHLYDNPLSLVGASAFQNLSDLHSLMLRGASMMQDFPILTSTNNLESLTLSGTKISSIPANLCEDLKLLHTLDLSYNEIKELPSLQSCVRLQEISFQHNRIDQLDRDTFQGLSALRLLDLSRNDIRVIHRDAFLSLAALTNLDLSMNSLTVIPTTGLSALSQLKLSGNPEMKNVLKAKNLPKLRSISVPYAYQCCAFVGCDSMASSSEENDLKKSAGGEDVERMSMIMHCSPAPGAFKPCEHLLGNWMIRLTVWFICLVSLVFNSLVLVATFAPTHHAAGHSHSLSPARLLMGLLALANLLTGLYVGVLTVLDVATWGSFAEFGVWWEMGPGCQVTGAMAVFSSEWAVLLLSLAAVERSVAVRTILGKVLMSPRRGGSRRGCWRGDRRFSLAAGLLGLLAAAGACLPLLTSGDLSSSPLCLPFAGGESPALSVTVVLVLLNALAYLFTAAVYTQLYCHLGRVELADPEQTGALRHVAWLIFTNCIFFCPVAAFSFAPLLTGATAGGPEIAKSVTLIFFPLPACLNPVLYVFFSPAFREDWLRLRGRGGSSREVKAGAESHGDDGGGGSEITGGGSSTHLGFDCGVYSQLCGETVVCEQCEAALHARTCSSPSSSTVCRHFMKSHSCPTLLAGAAVCQRAEGFWADSGTPSAQSEYADEGDSFVSDSSEQVQACGRACFCQSRGLPLVHYSYNIPRVKD, from the exons TGATCTGAGCATGAACAACATCACTGAGCTTCCAGCATTTGTGTTCAAGAACCTCCCCTATCTGGAAGAACT ACGACTTGCCGGGAATGACCTGTCATTCATCCACCCTGATGCCCTGTCTGGACTGCATCAGCTCAAAGTCCT GATGCTCCAGAATAATCAGCTGAAAACTGTGCCCAGTGCTGCCCTGAAGAACCTTCAATCTCTTCAGTCTCT TCGCCTGGATGCCAACCACATCCTCACAGTACCAGAAGACAGTTTTGAAGGCCTTCAGCAGCTGCGCCACCTTTGGTTGGATGACAACAACCTGACGGAGGTCCCCGTTGTTTCTCTGAGGCACCAGGAGAACCTCCAGGCTCTGACGCTGGCGCTCAACCGCATCGCGTACATACCAGACAACGCCTTCGCCAACCTCACTAGTTTAGTTGTGCT ACATCTTCATAACAACAGAATTAAGCAGATAGGAGACAACTGTTTTGCCGGTCTTGTGAACCTGGAGACGCT AGATCTTAACTTCAATAACCTGATGGTTTTTCCCAAAGCTATAGAGGCCCTGCCCAAACTGAAGGAACT CGGGTTTCACAGCAACGATATTGCTGTCATACCTGAAGGGGCCTTCCATAACAACCCCCTGCTGCGCACCAT ACACCTTTACGACAACCCTCTGTCCTTGGTGGGTGCCTCGGCTTTCCAGAATCTGTCCGACCTGCACTCCCT GATGCTGCGCGGGGCCAGCATGATGCAGGACTTCCCCATCCTTACGTCAACTAATAACCTTGAGAGTCT GACCCTGTCAGGAACCAAGATATCTTCCATCCCTGCTAATCTTTGCGAGGACCTCAAGCTGCTCCATACGCT AGACTTGTCCTACAATGAGATCAAGGAGCTGCCTTCCCTGCAGAGCTGCGTCCGGCTGCAGGAGAT AAGCTTTCAGCACAACCGCATTGACCAACTTGACAGGGACACTTTCCAAGGTCTCTCTGCTCTCCGTTTACT AGACCTAAGCAGAAATGATATCCGAGTCATCCACAGAGATGCTTTCCTCTCCCTCGCTGCACTCACCAACCT AGATCTGAGTATGAACTCTCTGACTGTGATTCCTACCACTGGACTGAGTGCGCTCAGTCAGTTGAAACTCTCAGGAAACCCGGAAATGAAAAATGTGCTGAAAGCAAAAAACCTGCCAAAGCTGAG GTCGATCTCTGTCCCTTATGCCTACCAGTGCTGTGCATTCGTCGGATGTGACTCCATGGCGAGTTCTTCTGAGGAAAATGACCTAAAGAAATCAGCAG gcGGGGAGGATGTGGAAAGAATGTCAATGATTATGCATTGCTCTCCTGCTCCAG GAGCCTTCAAGCCTTGTGAGCACCTGCTGGGTAACTGGATGATCCGCCTGACGGTGTGGTTCATCTGCCTGGTGTCGCTGGTGTTCAACAGCCTGGTGCTGGTGGCCACCTTCGCCCCCACCCACCACGCTGCAGGCCACTCCCACTCCCTCTCCCCCGCCCGGCTGCTGATGGGGCTGCTGGCCCTGGCCAACCTGCTCACAGGTCTGTACGTCGGCGTGCTGACCGTGCTCGACGTGGCCACCTGGGGCTCGTTTGCTGAGTTCGGGGTATGGTGGGAGATGGGGCCCGGCTGTCAGGTCACAGGAGCCATGGCTGTCTTCTCCTCGGAGTGGGCGGTGCTGTTACTCTCGCTGGCAGCCGTGGAGCGCAGCGTGGCCGTGCGGACGATTCTCGGGAAGGTGTTGATGTCACCCAGGAGGGGCGGCAGCCGGCGGGGGTGCTGGAGAGGGGATCGGCGCTTCAGTCTTGCTGCGGGCCTCCTGGGGCTGCTggctgctgccggagcctgcCTGCCTCTCCTGACCTCCGGggacctctcctcctctccgctCTGCCTGCCCTTCGCCGGCGGAGAGAGTCCAGCTCTGAGTGTCACAGTGGTTCTGGTGCTGCTCAACGCGCTGGCCTACCTGTTCACTGCAGCGGTGTACACCCAGCTGTACTGCCACCTGGGCCGGGTGGAGCTGGCAGACCCGGAGCAGACGGGCGCCCTGCGACACGTAGCATGGCTCATCTTCACCAACTGCATCTTCTTCTGTCCCGTGGCAGCTTTCTCCTTCGCCCCTCTCTTGACTGGCGCTACAGCCGGCGGTCCAGAGATCGCCAAGTCTGTCACCCTCATTTTCTTCCCTCTGCCGGCGTGTCTGAACCCAGTGCTGTACGTGTTCTTCAGCCCGGCCTTCAGGGAGGACTGGCTGAGGCTACGGGGTCGCGGAGGATCGAGCAGGGAAGTGAAGGCTGGGGCCGAGAGTCACGGAGATGACGGGGGCGGAGGGTCGGAGATCACAGGCGGCGGCTCCTCCACCCACCTGGGTTTTGACTGTGGGGTGTACTCGCAGCTCTGTGGAGAGACAGTTGTGTGCGAGCAGTGCGAGGCGGCGCTGCATGCCAGGACCTGCTCGTCCCCGTCGTCCTCCACAGTGTGCAGACACTTTATGAAGTCTCACAGCTGTCCCACCCTGCTGGCGGGAGCTGCAGTGTGCCAGCGCGCTGAGGGGTTTTGGGCAGACAGCGGCACCCCCTCCGCTCAGTCTGAGTACGCAGACGAGGGGGACTCGTTCGTGTCGGACAGCTCTGAGCAGGTTCAGGCGTGCGGCAGAGCGTGTTTCTGTCAGAGCAGAGGCCTCCCTCTGGTACACTACTCATACAACATACCTCGAGTCAAGGACTAA